A genomic window from Anopheles ziemanni chromosome X, idAnoZiCoDA_A2_x.2, whole genome shotgun sequence includes:
- the LOC131290534 gene encoding uncharacterized protein LOC131290534 — protein sequence MMMGTSGQQHWELMPKIDPIEADGIDVDTVDAFLDPSKDFEHLDFGEPAGGVAGAGGMGPGVIGVGGRGVGASETLPSGGAAAMANMSVAGGSGGVGAGTGTGALNAAMFPGGAFYEGHTQMPASPVDQKSQIIHDCMWAGMCDDQSHPEKSGGCSRCAHQQQQHYRQQLQTLHLHHHLHHSHQTEESQGQTAGKVSTAQRTFSTPPRVATNNTNQFRPSPTSLLAPFKATQSAAEIPAGGSLLKRQQQQQQQQLQQQQQQQQPSPATSSDSSSSSSSSAAGGGDGPQSVGATLRVPYLPRGTFLADKERQVLASCASQQHHARPDTPLSLDDDAPEFKHNLDLVATCTIGSNQQSLLQQQQQHHTSAASTGESRHAGGSIATASQSSPVSCSSSTSGSSNGIGSYGSSPRASISTSTSTTTSGQHTPQYYYNYLQDATVEHMRLNKLCEQLVMIDDPNVMPGGGGAHCHPDAVMRPDSPDNALTQLLCDLRDIEMKDSEDSVRGSLFGAGDCSSLLAGSGSGSMVGHAGGVASGTAATSGGALGGGVSLIGALYQHRIAQRSSVHHNLYLGGTSVGTGSSLHQSDLHLHDLHHHQHVSACRCEQVPHLRGCSMFHHGGVGVRQHLASRKRPYTWIDCAYDDEAFDDGDAEEDVVKQLEQEDDDDELLFGTNGAEFGASSCSSEDDDEDDDDEEEEDDEEDEEEDEEDTCSVASSGGSDRRLVGRRTRRPMQSYQHPASAVRSRSHHRQHQRRRAALVVPASRPYDASATRKSRKSKQQKPQKKQLGAEVSYIATEVHVTTAPSSPNSSTDHHLGAPIAPNHSECHQATHVGDHSYTRPKGRFIMNELGVQTPSDSEEEIDVVSIGDKNLPTNPTARNRRHLESEVASKIRTASSRPPNGALHYDRHGGSSYHHHHHHHHHPHHRQQTPQHGHDDVVGGSTRGQPLLGGMYPTPAGSTTISGANTPLPTGSGCHSAASSPPPPVAAPSSMSRRRTHGAAGNKRGTSGAAGGPSTKRMRQHHSKRSSNGHEGRSGADSAGGTPHDELDTAEKRNLHNDMERQRRIGLKNLFEELKRQIPNLRDKDRAPKVNILREAAALCNRLNRESDQINELRQHQKKLYERVRFLRSSMHTQRAQHATPVAE from the exons ATGATGATGGGCACGTCTGGCCAGCAGCATTGGGAGCTGATGCCGAAGATCGACCCGATCGAGGCGGACGGCATCGACGTCGATACGGTGGACGCGTTTCTCGACCCGTCAAAAGACTTCGAGCATCTGGACTTTGGCGAGCCGGCCGGAGGAGTCGCTGGGGCCGGCGGGATGGGCCCGGGAGTGATAGGGGTAGGCGGAAGGGGGGTTGGAGCGTCGGAAACCCTGCCCAGCGGAGGTGCGGCGGCAATGGCGAACATGTCCGTTGCCGGTGGTAGCGGTGGCGTTGGCGCCGGGACAGGAACCGGTGCGCTCAACGCAGCCATGTTCCCGGGCGGTGCGTTCTACGAGGGCCACACGCAGATGCCGGCGTCCCCGGTCGACCAGAAGTCTCAAATCATACACGACTGCATGTGGGCGGGCATGTGCGACGACCAGTCGCACCCGGAGAAGAGCGGCGGGTGCAGCCGGTGCgcccatcagcagcagcagcactatCGCCAGCAGCTGCAAACTCTCCACCTTCACCATCACCTTCACCACAGCCATCAGACAGAGGAGTCGCAAGGGCAGACGGCAGGGAAGGTGTCGACGGCACAGAGGACGTTCTCCACACCGCCGCGGGTGGCCACCAACAACACGAACCAGTTTAGGCCATCGCCGACCAGTCTGCTCGCGCCGTTCAAGGCGACACAAAGCGCGGCCGAGATACCGGCCGGAGGTTCACTCCTCAAGcgtcaacagcagcagcagcagcagcagttgcaacagcagcagcaacagcagcaaccatCACCAGCTA CATCGTCCGACagctcatcgtcatcgtcgtcgtcagcgGCGGGTGGTGGCGATGGTCCACAATCGGTTGGCGCGACCCTGCGCGTGCCGTACCTCCCCCGTGGCACCTTCCTCGCCGACAAGGAGCGCCAGGTGTTGGCGTCGTGCGCCTCGCAGCAACACCACGCCCGCCCGGACACTCCGCTCAGCCTGGACGACGATGCGCCCGAGTTCAAACACAACCTCGACCTCGTTGCCACGTGCACGATCGGCTCCAACCAGCAGAGCCttttgcagcagcaacaacagcaccacaCATCGGCGGCGTCCACCGGCGAATCTCGCCACGCTGGTGGCAGTATAGCCACCGCTTCCCAGTCGTCGCCGGTCAGCTGTAGCAGTAGCACGAGTGGCAGTAGTAACGGCATCGGCAGTTACGGCAGCAGCCCGCGGGCCAGCAtctccaccagcaccagcaccaccacgagCGGTCAACATACGCCGCAGTACTACTACAACTATCTGCAGGACGCGACGGTGGAGCACATGCGCTTGAACAAGCTGTGCGAGCAGCTGGTGATGATCGACGACCCGAACGTGATGCCGGGTGGCGGGGGCGCCCATTGCCATCCGGACGCGGTGATGCGCCCGGACTCGCCGGACAACGCGCTCACCCAGCTGCTGTGCGATCTGCGCGACATCGAGATGAAGGACAGCGAGGATTCGGTACGGGGCAGCCTGTTCGGAGCTGGCGACTGTTCGTCCCTGCTGGCGGGCTCGGGCTCGGGATCGATGGTGGGACACGCGGGAGGAGTAGCGAGCGGCACTGCTGCCACGAGTGGTGGTGCGTTAGGGGGTGGCGTTAGCCTCATCGGTGCCCTGTACCAGCACCGGATAGCACAGCGTTCCTCGGTTCACCATAATCTGTACCTCGGCGGTACGTCAGTGGGCACCGGCAGCAGTCTGCATCAGTCCGATCTGCATCTGCACGACCTACACCATCATCAGCATGTGAGTGCGTGCCGGTGTGAGCAGGTTCCGCACCTGCGGGGATGCAGTATGTTCCACCACGGTGGTGTCGGTGTGCGACAACACTTGGCGTCCCGCAAACGCCCGTACACCTGGATCGACTGCGCGTACGACGACGAAGCGTTTGACGATGGGGACGCCGAGGAGGACGTGGTGAAGCAGCTCGAGcaggaggacgacgacgacgagctgcTGTTCGGCACCAACGGCGCCGAGTTCGGCGCGTCGAGCTGCTCCtcggaggacgacgacgaagatgacgacgatgaggaggaggaggacgacgaggaggacgaagaggaggatgaggaggacACGTGCTCGGTGGCGAGCAGTGGTGGAAGCGATCGTCGGCTCGTGGGTCGCCGGACGCGCCGCCCGATGCAGTCGTACCAGCATCCGGCGTCGGCCGTCCGGAGTCGCAGCCATCACCGGCAGCACCAGCGGCGCCGGGCCGCGCTCGTCGTGCCCGCCTCCCGCCCCTACGACGCAAGCGCCACCCGCAAGTCGCGCAAATCAAAACAGCAGAAGCCGCAGAAGAAGCAGCTCGGCGCGGAGGTGTCGTACATCGCTACCGAGGTGCACGTGACGACCGCACCGTCGTCGCCCAACTCGTCCACCGACCATCACCTCGGTGCACCGATCGCACCCAACCACTCCGAATGCCACCAGGCGACGCACGTCGGCGACCACAGCTACACCCGGCCGAAGGGTCGCTTCATCATGAACGAGCTGGGCGTCCAGACGCCGTCCGATTCAG AGGAAGAAATCGACGTGGTGTCGATCGGTGATAAGAACCTCCCGACCAACCCAACCGCACGCAACCGGCGGCACCTGGAGTCGGAGGTGGCGAGCAAGATTCGCACCGCGTCCTCCCGCCCACCGAACGGGGCGCTCCACTACGACCGGCACGGAGGCAGCAgctaccatcaccaccatcaccaccaccaccacccgcacCATCGCCAGCAGACGCCCCAGCACGGGCACGACGATGTGGTTGGTGGGTCGACGCGCGGTCAGCCGCTGCTCGGTGGCATGTATCCGACGCCCGCGGGCTCGACGACGATATCCGGTGCGAACACGCCGCTGCCGACCGGAAGCGGATGCCACAGTGCCGCCTCGTCGCCCCCGCCCCCGGTCGCTGCGCCGTCGTCGATGTCGCGTCGCCGCACGCACGGTGCCGCCGGTAACAAGCGCGGCACGAGCGGAGCGGCCGGTGGCCCGTCGACGAAGCGGATGCGCCAGCACCACAGCAAGCGCTCGTCCAACGGCCACGAAGGGCGGTCGGGCGCGGATAGCGCTGGCGGGACGCCGCACGACGAGCTGGACACGGCCGAGAAGCGCAACCTGCACAACGACATGGAGCGGCAGCGGCGCATCGGGCTGAAGAACCTGTTCGAGGAGCTGAAGCGCCAGATACCGAACCTGCGCGACAAGGACCGCGCGCCGAAGGTGAACATCTTGCGCGAGGCGGCCGCCCTCTGCAACCGGCTGAACCGCGAGTCCGACCAGATCAACGAGCTGCGCCAGCACCAGAAGAAGCTGTACGAGCGCGTGCGCTTCCTGCGCTCCTCCATGCACACCCAGCGCGCCCAGCACGCCACCCCGGTGGCCGAGTAA